One Brassica rapa cultivar Chiifu-401-42 unplaced genomic scaffold, CAAS_Brap_v3.01 Scaffold0379, whole genome shotgun sequence genomic window carries:
- the LOC117130236 gene encoding uncharacterized protein LOC117130236 produces the protein MAGDQKGEFTKEEKLLIKAMTNHLNQTMGKMMKAKMEELRQEVRQERPRATDQNHESRRSERRQRRKHEGRGSHKDKFADQKLKIPPFHGNADPAAYVEWEEKMELIFDYQSYAEEKKVQLTTAEFCGYASSWWKQLVSSRRHYGKEPVATWLKLRALMRHKYVPRQYHKEVLRKQSETKPCSANSVQEQQGRIRSRSTGVIGLPSKTTSWFCEEDIKKLSQVIMDVEKQFRETHTTHPSLEEQNQELITSVSELNSAEPVSATTIQGDQAKESSAAIQKDEQPVQNVMVPFKQAKVPEETPREPQTACKKRQLIVFDPCDFQKTFLGIFLFNPFVWNKTRAVELSRHELGMEHVLFEPGGELWNHRNNPLVIEKKSAATTIVFGDLLPSEAKGMHVSAQQEFHYETNWRMLPTLSWIQQTGKRSKWPPDHQDIVNSAKHIGLAKFCELLISDWAGRLQIYLWKPGAYDSTLIILGECSARARTSLGNKELEADQNALLLDHVKVWKPPDLQKLQYHFRDCQIKSGDGDFIRVNGEVITGVGGKLMFSSQNKEKPPDGLSLHQSPNKSARGQTVLSARIFEKRGYSNDQSIKNGYLAKLEMQQSNLGSCLAANFDIGAVRGSYLSNQKELSNKLNCNGNYTHQGLTSNWNHVQSFSNERVMGSTRRVILCLLCLNFSECRTSQSYLWRPGEHAKVTNHVFKSSFIDYTDMMHLFLPKESCADYMETLKHAKRKNKREEDKRFKPPDLSQERHQDVTCFILIKEAPPDAAYKPKPRKDNFGIRLLLYDDFACVNLSCFNVSGLSNASGVRKAKWISVELKRRWSLYNDRASSRRCPEEFNQASEVF, from the exons ATGGCAGGAGATCAAAAAGGAGAATTCACCAAGGAAGAAAAGCTATTGATTAAAGCCATGACCAATCATCTAAATCAAACCATGGGCAAGATGATGAAGGCTAAGATGGAAGAGCTTCGACAGGAGGTTAGACAGGAACGCCCACGAGCTACTGATCAGAATCATGAGTCTAGGCGCAGCGAGAGGAGACAAAGACGTAAGCATGAAGGCAGAGGCAGTCACAAAGATAAATTTGCTGATCAAAAGCTAAAaatccctcctttccatggcaacGCTGATCCTGCTGCATATGTGGAATGggaagagaagatggagttgATTTTCGACTATCAAAGCTATGCTGAAGAAAAGAAGGTTCAATTAACCACTGCTGAGTTTTGTGGTTATGCTTCAAGCTGGTGGAAGCAACTGGTGTCGTCTAGGAGACACTATGGAAAAGAACCTGTTGCAACCTGGCTTAAATTAAGGGCTTTGATGCGTCATAAGTATGTTCCAAGACAGTACCACAAGGAAGTGCTTCGAAAACAGTCTGAAACAAAGCCATGCTCTGCAAACTCAGTCCAGGAACAACAAGGCAGGATCAGATCAAGATCAACCGGTGTTATTGGTTTACCTAGCAAGACAACGAGCTGGTTCTGTGAGGAGGACATAAAGAAGCTGTCTCAAGTGATTATGGATGTGGAGAAACAATTCAGGGAGACCCACACTACACATCCATCCTTAGAAGAACAGAACCAGGAGTTAATCACTTCAGTCTCAGAACTCAATTCAGCAGAGCCGGTATCAGCTACAACTATTCAAGGAGATCAAGCCAAAGAATCATCAGCTGCCATTCAGAAAGATGAGCAGCCTGTTCAGAACGTCATGGTTCCTTTCAAACAAGCCAAAGTACCAGAAGAGACACCCAGGGAACCACAGACAGCTTGCAAAAAGAGACAACTGATTGTCTTTGACCCGTGTGATTTCCAAAAGACATTCTTAGGTATTTTTCTGTTCAATCCCTTTGTCTGGAACAAGACCAGAGCAGTAGAGCTTTCAAGACACGAACTGGGCATGGAACATGTTTTATTTGAGCCTGGAGGAGAGTTGTGGAATCACAGGAACAATCCCTTAGTGATTGAGAAGAAATCGGCAGCAACAACAATTGTTTTTGGTGATCTTTTACCCTCTGAAGCTAAAGGGATGCACGTCTCAGCTCAGCAAGAGTTTCACTACGAAACCAATTGGAGAATGTTACCCACTCTTTCCTGGATCCAACAAACCGGAAAACGCAGCAAATGGCCACCTGATCATCAAGATATTGTCAATTCCGCAAAACATATCGGTTTAGCCAAATTCTGTGAGCTGCTTATATCAGATTGGGCTGGAAGGTTACAGATCTACTTGTGGAAACCTGGAGCATATGACAGCacacttatcatccttggagagTGCTCTGCTCGTGCTAGAACCAGCTTGGGTAATAAGGAGTTGGAAGCTGATCAAAATGCCTTGCTTCTTGATCATGTCAAGGTGTGGAAGCCACCAGATTTGCAGAAGCTTCAATACCATTTCAGAGATTGTCAAATCAAGAGTGGAGATGGAGATTTCATTAGAGTAAATGGTGAAGTGATTACTGGAGTAGGAGGAAAACTCATGTTTTCTTCTCAAAACAAGGAGAAACCACCAGATGGACTCAGTCTACATCAATCTCCAAATAAATCAGCCCGAG GTCAAACAGTTTTGAGTGCTAGAATTTTCGAAAAGAGAGGCTATAGTAATGATCAGAGTATCAAGAATGGATACTTGGCTAAGTTGGAAATGCAACAATCAAATCTTGGAAGCTGTCTAGCCGCCAACTTTGACATAGGAGCAGTCCGAGGATCATATCTCAGCAACCAGAAGGAATTAAGCAACAAACTCAACTGCAATGGAAACTACACTCATCAGGGTCTCACGTCGAACTGGAATCATGTCCAAAGCTTCTCAAATGAAAGAGTTATGGGTTCTACAAGACGGGTGATTCTGTGTTTGCTTTGTCTGAACTTTTCTGAGTGTAGAACATCTCAATCCTATCTATGGCGACCAGGTGAGCATGCTAAGGTAACTAATCATGTTTTCAAGAGTTCTTTTATTGATTACACAGATATGATGCACTTGTTTTTGCCAAAAGAGTCATGTGCAGATTATATGGAAACTTTGAAGCATGCAAAGAGAAAGAACAAACGTGAGGAAGACAAACGTTTCAAGCCACCTGATCTAAGCCAGGAGAGACATCAGGACGTCACTTGCTtcatcctcatcaaagaagcaCCTCCAGATGCAGCATACAAGCCAAAACCAAGAAAAGACAACTTTGGGATAAGACTCTTACTCTATGATGATTTTGCTTGtgttaacttgtcttgtttcaaTGTATCAGGTTTAAGTAATGCCTCAGGAGTGAGGAAAGCCAAATGGAtaagtgttgaactgaagagaagatggagcttgtacaatgatagggcaagctctagaagatgtccagaagagttcaatcaagcttcagaagtgttctga